From one Stigmatopora nigra isolate UIUO_SnigA chromosome 8, RoL_Snig_1.1, whole genome shotgun sequence genomic stretch:
- the jam3a gene encoding junctional adhesion molecule 3B isoform X1 has protein sequence MRGGDTGERACGRERQMRRCKMAIVRLVACCVLCINLAALSFGMARNRRTTSALCAASLCVVVCAFMCHIPSSVAVILRTTDKIVWANEFEPVELTCLIESISTNNPRIEWKKIRNGIPSYVYFQRKISGDLENRAQLREPANILIFNATRTDTAEYRCEVAAIDDQRDFDEILISLAVRVKPVVPRCSVPEAVTVGTSTELRCLENEGFPTPIYRWFHNNEELPQDPKNTPKFINATYAINTDTGSLKFRRVRKEDAGEYYCQAKNDAGHAQCPSQWMEVYDVDILDIVLKSVGGVLAVFLVIGCIWHCLLRAFSTKKGHNENEFSWPAQNDGVEYGDADEGHFRHKSSFII, from the exons ATGCGAGGTGGCGACACTGGCGAGCGTGCGTGTGGCCGCGAACGACAAATGAGACGGTGCAAGATGGCGATTGTGCGACTGGTCGCGTGTTGTGTGCTGTGCATCAACCTCG CTGCCTTGTCGTTTGGGATGGCGAGAAACAGGAGGACAACATCTGCTTTGTGTGCGGCGTCACTTTGTGTTGTCGTGTGCGCCTTCATGT GCCACATCCCGTCATCGGTCGCAGTAATCCTCCGGACTACAGACAAGATTGTGTGGGCAAATGAGTTTGAGC CCGTTGAGCTGACCTGCTTAATAGAGTCCATCTCCACCAACAACCCGAGGATTGAGTGGAAGAAGATAAGGAATGGCATCCCAAGCTATGTTTACTTTCAAAGGAAGATATCAG gcgaCTTGGAAAACAGAGCACAGCTTAGAGAGCCAGCCAACATTCTGATCTTCAACGCCACCCGCACAGACACGGCCGAGTACCGTTGCGaggtggctgccattgacgatcaGAGGGACTTTGATGAGATTCTAATCAGCCTGGCTGTGAGAG TGAAACCTGTGGTGCCCCGATGCAGCGTGCCTGAGGCAGTCACGGTGGGCACGTCGACCGAGCTCCGGTGTCTAGAGAACGAGGGCTTCCCGACACCCATCTACCGCTGGTTCCACAACAATGAGGAGCTTCCCCAGGATCCCAAGAACACGCCCAAGTTTATCAATGCCACATACGCCATTAACACAGACACTGGAAGCCTG AAATTCCGCAGGGTGAGGAAGGAAGACGCGGGGGAATACTACTGTCAAGCCAAGAATGATGCGGGCCACGCCCAGTGTCCCTCCCAATGGATGGAAGTTT ATGACGTTGACATCCTCGACATTGTCCTCAAGTCCGTCGGTGGCGTGTTAGCAGTGTTCCTTGTGATCGGCTGCATTTGGCATTGTCTTTTACGcgcattttccaccaaaaaagggCACAATGAAAACGA ATTTAGTTGGCCGGCACAGAACGACGGGGTTGAATATGGTGATGCagatgag GGACATTTTCGCCACAAGTCATCGTTTATCATCTGA
- the jam3a gene encoding junctional adhesion molecule 3B isoform X2 translates to MRGGDTGERACGRERQMRRCKMAIVRLVACCVLCINLGHIPSSVAVILRTTDKIVWANEFEPVELTCLIESISTNNPRIEWKKIRNGIPSYVYFQRKISGDLENRAQLREPANILIFNATRTDTAEYRCEVAAIDDQRDFDEILISLAVRVKPVVPRCSVPEAVTVGTSTELRCLENEGFPTPIYRWFHNNEELPQDPKNTPKFINATYAINTDTGSLKFRRVRKEDAGEYYCQAKNDAGHAQCPSQWMEVYDVDILDIVLKSVGGVLAVFLVIGCIWHCLLRAFSTKKGHNENEFSWPAQNDGVEYGDADEGHFRHKSSFII, encoded by the exons ATGCGAGGTGGCGACACTGGCGAGCGTGCGTGTGGCCGCGAACGACAAATGAGACGGTGCAAGATGGCGATTGTGCGACTGGTCGCGTGTTGTGTGCTGTGCATCAACCTCG GCCACATCCCGTCATCGGTCGCAGTAATCCTCCGGACTACAGACAAGATTGTGTGGGCAAATGAGTTTGAGC CCGTTGAGCTGACCTGCTTAATAGAGTCCATCTCCACCAACAACCCGAGGATTGAGTGGAAGAAGATAAGGAATGGCATCCCAAGCTATGTTTACTTTCAAAGGAAGATATCAG gcgaCTTGGAAAACAGAGCACAGCTTAGAGAGCCAGCCAACATTCTGATCTTCAACGCCACCCGCACAGACACGGCCGAGTACCGTTGCGaggtggctgccattgacgatcaGAGGGACTTTGATGAGATTCTAATCAGCCTGGCTGTGAGAG TGAAACCTGTGGTGCCCCGATGCAGCGTGCCTGAGGCAGTCACGGTGGGCACGTCGACCGAGCTCCGGTGTCTAGAGAACGAGGGCTTCCCGACACCCATCTACCGCTGGTTCCACAACAATGAGGAGCTTCCCCAGGATCCCAAGAACACGCCCAAGTTTATCAATGCCACATACGCCATTAACACAGACACTGGAAGCCTG AAATTCCGCAGGGTGAGGAAGGAAGACGCGGGGGAATACTACTGTCAAGCCAAGAATGATGCGGGCCACGCCCAGTGTCCCTCCCAATGGATGGAAGTTT ATGACGTTGACATCCTCGACATTGTCCTCAAGTCCGTCGGTGGCGTGTTAGCAGTGTTCCTTGTGATCGGCTGCATTTGGCATTGTCTTTTACGcgcattttccaccaaaaaagggCACAATGAAAACGA ATTTAGTTGGCCGGCACAGAACGACGGGGTTGAATATGGTGATGCagatgag GGACATTTTCGCCACAAGTCATCGTTTATCATCTGA